A genomic stretch from Legionella adelaidensis includes:
- the radC gene encoding RadC family protein, giving the protein MKNFDKREIRLREKLLAYGAEKLSDAELLAVLISSGSKGRTCLQLAEDLLKQFGDLRAILNADLSHFKKVSGLGNVRYVQLQAAHEICKRNDFIHLRKENQLTHSQQACIYLKRKLRDKKNETFAAIFLDTQYHIISYEELFNGTINATVVHIRPILDRILKLNAAAVILAHNHPSGVSEASSFDREITEKIKEALSLVDAKLLDHLVIGDNEVYSILHDSKWECM; this is encoded by the coding sequence ATGAAAAATTTTGATAAACGCGAAATACGTCTTCGCGAGAAACTCTTGGCATATGGAGCAGAAAAACTATCAGACGCGGAGTTGTTGGCAGTTTTAATCAGTTCTGGAAGCAAGGGTCGTACTTGCTTACAACTTGCGGAAGATTTACTTAAACAGTTTGGTGATCTGCGTGCTATTCTCAACGCCGATCTCTCCCACTTTAAAAAAGTGAGTGGCTTAGGTAATGTTCGATATGTACAGTTACAAGCAGCCCATGAAATCTGCAAACGAAATGATTTCATTCATTTAAGGAAAGAAAATCAATTAACTCATTCTCAGCAAGCATGCATTTATTTAAAACGTAAACTTCGGGACAAGAAGAATGAAACTTTTGCTGCCATTTTTTTGGATACGCAATACCATATTATTAGTTATGAAGAACTCTTTAACGGTACTATTAATGCAACTGTTGTGCACATCCGCCCTATTTTAGACCGTATATTAAAGCTAAATGCAGCCGCCGTAATCCTTGCCCATAACCATCCCTCGGGAGTTTCAGAGGCCAGCTCTTTTGATAGAGAAATCACAGAAAAAATAAAGGAAGCATTATCGTTGGTTGATGCCAAACTACTGGATCATTTGGTGATAGGCGACAATGAGGTATATTCGATTCTTCACGACTCCAAATGGGAATGCATGTAA
- the dut gene encoding dUTP diphosphatase, with amino-acid sequence MERPIQLKILDSRIGDTIPLPTYATEGAAGIDLRVCIDAPLQIAPQETVLLPTGLSIYIADSNLAAVILPRSGLGHKHGIVLGNLVGLIDSDYQGELKISCWNRNQEHFTINPGERIAQLVFLPVVRAAFSLVDDFAQTQRGEGGFGSSGRQ; translated from the coding sequence ATGGAAAGACCAATACAATTAAAAATTTTAGATTCACGAATTGGAGATACAATTCCTTTACCCACCTATGCTACTGAAGGAGCAGCCGGTATCGATTTGCGAGTTTGTATTGATGCACCTTTGCAAATTGCGCCGCAAGAGACAGTGTTATTACCAACTGGGTTATCAATTTATATTGCAGATTCAAATTTAGCGGCTGTTATTTTGCCGCGTTCCGGGCTAGGGCATAAGCACGGAATTGTGTTAGGAAATTTGGTGGGGCTCATTGATTCGGATTATCAGGGGGAGTTAAAAATTTCTTGTTGGAACCGCAATCAAGAGCATTTTACTATTAATCCCGGAGAACGTATTGCGCAGTTGGTTTTTTTACCTGTAGTACGAGCCGCTTTTTCCCTGGTTGATGATTTCGCACAAACTCAAAGAGGTGAGGGTGGTTTTGGTAGTTCGGGAAGACAGTAA
- a CDS encoding tetratricopeptide repeat protein, whose amino-acid sequence MNADLQNLFEQAFQLQRHGDLDQAISLYKNILHSNPKHSESAHFLGLTYAQKGNMAEAIHYLCKAIEITPDNPIVHNNLANAYKNVSNFEKAVEHYLRALTLKPDYAQAHNNLGTLYASQNKFQEALNHYRFAVNAEPDFVAAHNNLGILLLRNNALDAAKKQFHNVLSLYPEHTEALFYLGVLYLEENKLEEAQAAFEKVLAHDKEHIAALTNMGVVALKTNQSQLAIDYFSKALALDNDNIFARNNLAATFIHHDRFENALMHYDVLLKGDPKNVEYLYNTGVAEMALGHLQKAIVFFETILEQNPKHFATLHNLAAIYIRLQQKETAIFYLEQALAINPNDSSTQFMLNALTGKEKNTSVSLDYINNLFNNYALYYDQHMRDALKYTLPQHIAKILHKLHILHCENVLDLGCGTGLTGIVLREISKKLTGVDIAAKMLQEAKNKGIYDRLVETDILSFLEKEQNKYDLIVSADVLPYFGDLDPLFQAIADHILPQGIFIFSIEISKEGPWKLQNTARFAHEPGYIEKLCQKNNFELVVKEEVEGRKQDQASLPLMLYTVKKT is encoded by the coding sequence ATGAATGCAGACCTCCAGAATTTATTTGAGCAAGCTTTTCAATTACAGCGGCATGGAGATTTAGACCAGGCAATTTCGCTATATAAAAACATTCTACACAGCAATCCCAAGCATAGTGAAAGTGCGCACTTTTTAGGCTTAACTTATGCTCAAAAAGGGAATATGGCTGAGGCCATTCATTATTTATGCAAAGCGATAGAAATAACGCCGGATAATCCTATCGTCCATAATAATTTAGCCAATGCCTATAAAAATGTTTCCAACTTCGAGAAAGCAGTCGAACATTACCTGCGCGCTCTTACATTAAAACCCGATTATGCCCAAGCGCATAATAACTTGGGAACTTTATATGCTTCGCAAAATAAATTTCAAGAAGCCTTAAACCACTACCGTTTTGCTGTAAATGCTGAACCTGATTTCGTAGCAGCTCATAATAACCTAGGCATATTACTATTGCGAAATAATGCCTTGGATGCGGCAAAAAAACAGTTTCATAATGTATTATCTTTATACCCAGAGCACACGGAAGCTCTTTTTTATTTGGGCGTACTTTATTTAGAAGAAAATAAATTAGAGGAAGCACAGGCTGCTTTTGAGAAAGTATTGGCCCACGATAAAGAGCATATTGCTGCTTTAACCAATATGGGAGTGGTAGCCCTTAAAACAAATCAGTCTCAATTAGCTATCGACTACTTTAGCAAAGCACTAGCGTTGGATAATGACAATATTTTTGCGCGTAATAACCTTGCAGCCACATTTATTCACCATGATCGCTTTGAAAATGCATTAATGCATTATGATGTTTTATTAAAAGGCGACCCCAAAAATGTGGAATATTTATATAACACCGGGGTGGCAGAAATGGCTTTAGGTCATTTGCAAAAAGCCATTGTTTTTTTTGAAACAATTTTAGAACAAAACCCCAAGCATTTTGCTACTTTACATAATTTGGCGGCTATTTATATTCGTTTACAACAAAAAGAAACCGCTATTTTTTACTTAGAACAAGCTTTAGCTATAAATCCTAACGATTCATCCACCCAGTTCATGTTAAATGCTCTGACTGGCAAAGAAAAAAACACCTCTGTGTCTTTGGATTATATTAATAATTTATTCAATAATTACGCGCTTTATTATGATCAACATATGAGGGACGCTTTAAAATATACGTTACCGCAACATATCGCTAAAATTCTTCATAAATTACACATACTACATTGCGAGAATGTTTTAGATTTGGGATGCGGCACCGGCTTAACAGGAATTGTTTTACGCGAAATCAGTAAAAAATTAACCGGTGTGGATATCGCTGCAAAAATGTTACAAGAAGCAAAAAACAAGGGAATTTATGATCGTTTAGTAGAAACAGATATTTTATCTTTCCTTGAGAAGGAGCAAAATAAGTACGATTTAATTGTTAGTGCGGATGTTCTCCCTTATTTTGGCGACTTGGACCCTCTATTTCAAGCTATTGCCGATCATATTTTACCTCAAGGTATATTTATTTTTTCTATAGAAATAAGTAAAGAAGGGCCCTGGAAATTACAAAACACCGCCCGCTTTGCTCATGAGCCTGGATACATTGAAAAATTATGTCAAAAAAATAACTTTGAGTTAGTAGTCAAGGAAGAAGTAGAAGGCCGTAAACAAGATCAAGCGTCTTTACCGCTTATGCTGTACACAGTAAAAAAAACCTAA
- a CDS encoding efflux RND transporter permease subunit: MISKFFIERPVLANVIALLLVFLGLIIIFILPVSQYPAIVPPTIQVTTNYPGADAKTLINTVALPIEQQVNGVENMLYMQSTSTNTGNYTLIVTFDIGTDLNFAQVLVQNRVQAAMAQLPQSVQQQGVVVQQKSTAILQFITLTAENNQYDGLFLNNYATINMQDELARLPGVGNVLIFGSGNYAMRIWLDPKKMLAYSLNPRDVLNAISNQNKEISAGQIAAPPTNSNPAYQFTVNVPGQLANPEQFENIIIKTVATQPNENANASSSAQIIRIKDVGRVELGSSSYNQLAKLNGKPAAAIGIFQLPGANALQVANEVRKTVDKMAKKFPPGLKYSIPFDTTVFVKASVTEVYKTLFEAGILVLLVIVVFLQNFRATLVPATTVPVTIIGSFIAMFMLGYSINLLTLFALVLAIGIVVDDAIVIVEGVSQHIERGIPPKEAAIETMRELFGPIMGITLVLMAVFVPAGFMPGLTGAMYAQFALVIASTALISAINAMTLKPTQCALWLRPIDPNKPKNVFFRAFDRVYNPIEERYVNFINRLVHKSKKTGIIGAILVAIAIFGIARIPTGFIPIEDQGYLVLSVLLPDGSSLNRTDQVLNNLTQEVSKIGGIANVIAIDGISLLDNNASLANSGVLYVMFKDWSVRGKGEDLLSLYTKLNDIAAKTLDAKVLVVVPPPIQGLGLSGGFQMQVELQDGSFDYQKLQNVTDQLIQNSLQIAVVQKLMTSFRAFVPQVSAPINRTKAESVGVALGDAFDTLQTYLGSSYVNLFTKFGQVFQVYVQADASSRMTIDDVRNFYVKNNSGQMVPLGTLTDITPTVGPGIISLYNLYPSSSINGMAGTGYSSGQAITAMEQLAKEFLPAGISFEWTSTAYQEKVAGNLSYLIFLMSIVLVYLILAGQYENWFTPGAIIFSVPLALIGTASVLLLLGLANNMYTQIGLLLLLALAAKNAILIVEVAREHRELHGRSILEAAVLGAKTRFRPILMTSFAFIMGVLPLVFASGAGANARRSIGIAVASGMLASTCLAVVFVPSFYVIIQTWFEKRQLKKKKVVVPSAQGT, translated from the coding sequence ATGATTTCAAAATTCTTCATTGAGAGACCTGTTTTAGCCAATGTAATCGCGCTCCTTCTTGTTTTTCTTGGACTCATCATTATATTTATATTGCCCGTTTCTCAGTACCCAGCGATTGTTCCCCCTACGATTCAAGTAACTACTAACTATCCCGGAGCGGATGCTAAAACCTTAATTAATACCGTTGCCCTGCCTATTGAGCAGCAGGTTAATGGCGTAGAAAATATGTTATACATGCAATCTACCAGTACCAACACGGGGAATTATACTCTCATTGTGACATTTGACATTGGCACCGATCTCAATTTCGCCCAGGTTCTGGTTCAAAATCGCGTACAGGCAGCCATGGCACAACTACCCCAATCTGTCCAACAGCAAGGGGTCGTAGTGCAGCAAAAATCTACCGCTATCCTGCAATTTATTACATTAACCGCGGAAAACAACCAATATGATGGTTTATTTTTAAATAACTATGCCACCATCAACATGCAAGACGAGCTTGCGCGCTTACCAGGTGTTGGGAACGTGCTTATTTTTGGCTCGGGAAATTACGCCATGCGTATTTGGCTCGATCCAAAGAAGATGTTGGCTTATTCTTTAAATCCCAGAGATGTTTTGAATGCCATCAGTAATCAAAATAAAGAAATTTCTGCGGGTCAAATTGCCGCCCCTCCGACTAACAGTAACCCTGCTTATCAATTTACCGTAAATGTTCCGGGCCAATTAGCCAATCCTGAGCAATTTGAAAACATTATTATTAAAACAGTAGCTACACAACCGAATGAAAATGCCAATGCCAGCAGTAGCGCTCAAATCATTCGTATAAAAGATGTAGGTAGAGTGGAGTTAGGTTCATCAAGTTATAACCAACTAGCAAAATTAAATGGAAAGCCAGCTGCGGCTATTGGTATTTTCCAACTACCCGGCGCCAATGCGTTACAAGTTGCGAATGAAGTCCGTAAGACGGTGGACAAAATGGCTAAGAAATTTCCACCGGGGCTGAAGTATTCTATTCCTTTTGACACTACTGTTTTCGTTAAAGCTTCCGTCACGGAGGTATACAAAACATTATTCGAAGCAGGAATTTTAGTACTATTGGTTATCGTAGTGTTCTTACAAAATTTCCGCGCTACCTTAGTGCCTGCTACTACCGTCCCGGTTACTATTATTGGCTCTTTTATTGCTATGTTTATGCTGGGTTACTCCATAAACCTGCTCACTCTTTTCGCATTAGTTCTAGCCATTGGAATTGTTGTCGACGATGCCATTGTGATTGTAGAAGGGGTAAGCCAACACATTGAGCGGGGTATACCGCCTAAAGAGGCAGCTATTGAAACCATGCGTGAGCTCTTTGGCCCAATTATGGGTATCACACTTGTCTTAATGGCAGTATTTGTTCCTGCTGGTTTTATGCCAGGGCTGACCGGCGCAATGTATGCCCAATTTGCCTTGGTAATTGCTTCTACCGCCCTCATCAGCGCTATCAATGCGATGACATTAAAACCGACCCAGTGCGCTTTATGGCTTAGACCTATTGATCCCAACAAGCCTAAAAATGTTTTTTTCCGCGCTTTCGACAGAGTATATAACCCAATTGAAGAAAGGTATGTAAATTTTATTAACCGCCTGGTACATAAAAGTAAAAAAACAGGAATAATTGGCGCCATTTTAGTAGCTATCGCTATTTTTGGGATAGCACGCATTCCAACAGGCTTTATTCCTATTGAAGATCAGGGCTATTTAGTATTAAGCGTTTTATTACCAGACGGTTCTAGTCTTAATCGCACGGATCAAGTTCTTAATAATCTTACCCAAGAAGTTTCCAAGATAGGTGGGATTGCAAATGTTATCGCTATTGACGGCATCTCATTACTAGACAATAACGCAAGCTTGGCTAACTCTGGAGTGTTGTATGTAATGTTTAAAGATTGGAGCGTAAGAGGTAAAGGGGAAGATTTACTTTCCCTCTATACGAAATTAAATGACATAGCTGCAAAGACCCTTGATGCAAAAGTATTAGTTGTAGTTCCTCCCCCTATTCAAGGCCTGGGATTATCAGGGGGGTTTCAAATGCAAGTTGAGTTACAAGATGGCTCCTTCGACTATCAAAAGTTACAAAATGTTACCGATCAATTAATTCAAAATTCACTACAAATTGCTGTTGTACAAAAATTAATGACTTCGTTTCGTGCTTTTGTTCCCCAAGTTTCAGCTCCTATTAATCGCACAAAAGCAGAATCCGTGGGAGTGGCATTGGGAGATGCTTTTGATACGTTGCAAACCTACTTAGGTTCTTCCTATGTCAATTTATTTACAAAATTTGGTCAAGTTTTTCAGGTCTATGTGCAAGCAGACGCTTCCTCTCGTATGACTATTGATGATGTGCGCAATTTTTATGTTAAAAACAATTCTGGTCAGATGGTACCCTTGGGAACATTAACCGACATTACTCCAACTGTCGGCCCTGGAATTATATCTTTATATAATCTCTATCCTTCCAGTAGTATTAACGGCATGGCCGGAACAGGGTATAGTTCCGGGCAGGCAATTACAGCCATGGAACAATTGGCAAAAGAATTTCTCCCTGCAGGCATTTCTTTTGAATGGACTAGTACCGCTTATCAAGAAAAAGTGGCTGGGAACTTAAGTTATTTAATTTTCTTAATGTCTATTGTTCTAGTCTATCTAATTTTAGCGGGGCAATATGAAAATTGGTTTACCCCCGGGGCTATTATTTTTAGTGTACCTTTAGCGTTAATCGGCACGGCCTCGGTTCTATTGCTTTTAGGTTTAGCCAATAACATGTACACCCAAATTGGGTTACTATTATTGCTGGCCCTTGCAGCCAAAAACGCTATTCTCATAGTCGAGGTGGCTAGAGAGCACAGGGAATTGCACGGCAGGTCTATTTTAGAGGCAGCCGTTTTAGGTGCAAAAACACGGTTTCGCCCCATTTTAATGACCTCTTTTGCCTTTATCATGGGAGTACTGCCTTTGGTTTTTGCCTCAGGCGCAGGGGCCAATGCGAGGCGCTCTATAGGTATTGCTGTAGCCAGCGGTATGTTGGCTTCCACTTGTTTAGCCGTAGTTTTTGTACCATCTTTTTACGTTATCATTCAAACATGGTTTGAAAAAAGACAGCTTAAGAAGAAAAAGGTAGTTGTTCCCTCTGCGCAGGGAACCTAA
- a CDS encoding phosphomannomutase/phosphoglucomutase, translated as MVDARKYKLVKIKRDVFRAYDIRGVIDKSFSENEYYSIGKALSYRLKSLGLNEIFIARDGRLTSFALSQALQEGFLDSGIDVVNLGEVPTPVLYYATATQPIQSGVIVTGSHNPSEYNGIKMVLSGVTLANEDIDILYNINQSQECINGVGKYQERNIIPEYCERIVQDTYLKKPYKIVVDCGNGIAGPIAPVVLEKLGCEVIPLFCDVDGNFPNHHPDPTVETNLYALKNAIKEHQADLGLAFDGDADRLGVVTNEGLLIWPDRLMMLYARDLLRKNPGANIVFDVKCSSHLGKLIADEGGNPKMCPTGHSIVKSVMKKENAALAGEMSGHLFFKDRWYGFDDALYSACRLLEILSQSPKSVSEQFNEIPDSINTPEIKILLDDDKKFQFMSRFVEKAVFAEAKIISIDGLRVEFEHGWGLIRASNTTPCLVARFEARDEVTLKGIQSIFRNQLLAIDESLSIPF; from the coding sequence ATGGTAGATGCGCGTAAATATAAACTAGTCAAAATAAAGCGAGATGTATTTAGGGCTTATGATATTCGCGGGGTTATTGATAAATCCTTTAGTGAAAATGAATATTATAGTATTGGTAAGGCCTTAAGTTATCGCTTAAAATCTTTAGGTCTCAACGAGATATTTATTGCACGTGACGGTCGGTTAACTAGCTTTGCCCTATCACAAGCTTTGCAAGAAGGATTTCTCGATAGCGGGATAGATGTGGTTAACTTAGGTGAGGTTCCCACCCCCGTTCTCTACTATGCCACGGCTACGCAGCCCATTCAGAGTGGCGTTATAGTCACTGGTAGTCATAATCCTTCGGAATATAACGGGATTAAAATGGTCCTTTCCGGGGTTACCTTGGCAAATGAAGATATTGATATTTTATATAATATTAATCAAAGTCAAGAGTGTATAAACGGTGTAGGAAAATACCAGGAGCGCAACATTATTCCTGAATACTGTGAAAGGATTGTTCAAGATACGTATTTAAAAAAGCCATATAAAATAGTAGTTGATTGCGGTAATGGTATAGCAGGCCCGATAGCACCCGTAGTCTTGGAAAAATTGGGTTGTGAGGTAATTCCTTTGTTTTGTGATGTGGATGGAAATTTCCCTAATCATCATCCTGACCCGACGGTAGAAACTAATTTATATGCCCTCAAAAACGCAATCAAAGAACACCAAGCCGATCTGGGTTTGGCCTTTGATGGCGATGCGGATCGATTAGGCGTAGTTACTAATGAAGGCCTTTTAATTTGGCCCGATAGATTAATGATGCTATACGCGCGTGATTTATTGCGAAAAAATCCAGGAGCTAATATTGTTTTTGACGTCAAATGTTCCAGTCATTTAGGAAAACTAATTGCGGATGAAGGCGGCAACCCGAAAATGTGTCCGACGGGTCATTCTATCGTCAAAAGCGTGATGAAAAAAGAAAACGCTGCTTTAGCCGGGGAAATGAGCGGGCATTTATTTTTTAAGGATAGGTGGTATGGATTTGATGATGCCTTGTATAGCGCCTGTCGATTGCTGGAAATTTTAAGTCAGTCACCAAAATCAGTGAGTGAGCAATTTAATGAAATCCCAGATAGTATAAATACGCCTGAAATTAAAATCTTGCTAGATGACGATAAAAAATTTCAGTTCATGAGTCGGTTTGTAGAAAAAGCAGTATTTGCCGAAGCAAAAATAATCTCTATTGATGGCTTGCGTGTTGAATTTGAGCACGGGTGGGGGTTAATTCGTGCTTCTAATACTACTCCTTGTCTGGTTGCACGATTTGAAGCAAGAGATGAAGTGACTCTTAAGGGTATTCAAAGTATTTTTAGAAATCAGTTGTTAGCCATTGATGAATCACTGTCTATTCCATTTTAA
- the coaBC gene encoding bifunctional phosphopantothenoylcysteine decarboxylase/phosphopantothenate--cysteine ligase CoaBC encodes MQDFSNKKILLGVCGGIAAYKSAYLVRELVKRGALVRVVMTSSAQQFITPLTFQALSGNEVRTELFDPAAEKAMGHIELARWADCLLIAPASANCIAKLANGLADDLLSTLYLVTEAPVVLCPAMNRSMWNHPATQENCAKLRERGALILGPDEGSQACGEVGFGRLAEVDFIVNALYMLKVQPVLKKFHVLITAGPTREEIDPVRFISNFSSGKMGFALAQAASLAGAEVTLVSGPTSLCPPPGVDFVQIETAEQMLKSVQEKIKENTIFIAAAAVADYKVEKRHQEKLKKEKAEMQLTLVPTPDVLAIVAKSRQACFTVGFAAETQDLIKYATEKLKNKNLNMIVANTVGKGKGFHTDNNEVVIITPKGKIALPLSNKAFLAAQIIEIIAANIENA; translated from the coding sequence ATGCAAGATTTTTCCAATAAAAAGATTTTATTAGGTGTTTGCGGCGGAATAGCCGCCTATAAATCCGCGTATTTAGTTCGAGAGCTAGTGAAACGTGGCGCTCTAGTACGGGTCGTCATGACAAGTTCCGCTCAGCAATTTATAACGCCGCTTACCTTTCAGGCGCTCAGTGGCAATGAAGTGCGGACAGAATTATTTGATCCGGCTGCAGAAAAGGCTATGGGACATATAGAATTGGCAAGATGGGCTGATTGTTTACTTATAGCGCCTGCGTCCGCCAATTGTATAGCTAAGCTAGCGAATGGATTAGCAGATGATTTATTGTCTACTCTCTATTTAGTCACTGAGGCTCCTGTTGTTCTTTGCCCAGCTATGAACCGCAGTATGTGGAATCACCCTGCTACTCAAGAAAATTGTGCCAAATTAAGAGAAAGAGGCGCGTTAATTTTAGGACCTGATGAGGGCTCACAGGCGTGTGGCGAAGTCGGGTTTGGAAGGCTTGCGGAAGTGGATTTCATTGTTAATGCGTTATACATGTTAAAAGTCCAGCCGGTGCTAAAAAAATTTCATGTCTTAATTACTGCCGGTCCTACAAGAGAAGAAATAGATCCTGTTCGGTTCATCAGTAATTTTAGCTCTGGAAAAATGGGGTTTGCTCTTGCGCAAGCTGCATCTTTGGCAGGAGCAGAGGTAACTTTAGTAAGTGGCCCCACTTCGCTGTGTCCTCCGCCGGGAGTGGATTTTGTACAAATTGAGACGGCTGAACAGATGTTAAAGTCAGTACAGGAAAAGATAAAAGAAAATACCATTTTTATCGCGGCGGCGGCTGTAGCTGATTACAAAGTGGAAAAAAGGCATCAAGAGAAGTTAAAAAAAGAAAAGGCGGAAATGCAACTGACTTTAGTTCCTACACCTGACGTTTTAGCTATTGTGGCTAAAAGCCGTCAAGCATGTTTTACCGTTGGTTTTGCGGCTGAAACGCAAGATCTTATTAAATATGCTACGGAAAAGCTAAAAAATAAAAACTTAAATATGATTGTGGCTAATACAGTAGGTAAAGGAAAAGGGTTTCATACGGATAATAATGAGGTGGTAATAATTACACCAAAGGGTAAAATAGCTCTACCTTTAAGCAATAAAGCATTTCTGGCTGCGCAAATTATTGAAATTATTGCGGCAAACATTGAGAATGCATAA
- the rdgB gene encoding RdgB/HAM1 family non-canonical purine NTP pyrophosphatase, translating into MEELILATSNSGKIAELKELLSPIHCIPQQELNIPDVEETGLTFIENAISKARNACALGKKPAIADDSGLVVKALDGAPGIYSARYAGKEANPQRNIELLLENMRHIKNREAYFYCAIVIVQFPEDPTPLITTGKLEGSITYEPKGSSGFGYDPVFLINGYQCTVAELPLKIKNTVSHRARALQQLRFKLHSFDL; encoded by the coding sequence GTGGAAGAATTAATTTTAGCTACTAGCAACTCTGGAAAAATTGCAGAACTTAAAGAATTACTGTCTCCTATTCATTGTATACCTCAGCAAGAACTCAACATTCCAGATGTAGAAGAAACCGGCCTCACTTTTATTGAGAATGCCATTAGCAAAGCAAGAAACGCCTGTGCATTAGGAAAAAAACCCGCCATAGCGGACGATTCTGGATTAGTAGTGAAAGCCCTGGACGGGGCACCAGGAATTTACTCCGCTCGTTATGCGGGGAAAGAAGCCAACCCGCAAAGAAATATTGAACTTTTACTTGAAAATATGCGCCATATAAAAAACAGAGAAGCTTACTTTTATTGCGCGATAGTGATAGTCCAATTCCCTGAAGACCCTACCCCTCTTATCACTACCGGAAAACTAGAAGGCAGCATTACTTACGAACCCAAAGGTAGTAGCGGTTTTGGTTACGACCCCGTCTTTTTGATCAATGGCTATCAATGTACCGTTGCCGAACTGCCTCTAAAAATAAAAAACACGGTAAGTCACAGGGCCCGCGCATTACAACAATTGCGATTCAAGTTACACTCGTTTGATCTCTAG